In Aedes albopictus strain Foshan chromosome 3, AalbF5, whole genome shotgun sequence, the genomic window ctttaaaattccttgaaaaattctttacTATTTTTggcgcaatttctggaagaatttctgaaaattacctgGAAGAAAacctgcagggatctctaaagatATTTGAAGCGATATTTCTTATTAAACCGTaagagcaattccttcaaaaaatgtataattttgtgcggaaatcactgaaggaatttcacaaAAGCTACTTTGAGAAACGCTGAGAAACAATTCCTTTTGTTTGATTTTGGAAAGAAGTTTTTATAAATATAACTGAAAactccctggaagaacttttgaaggaatcctttgctaagtttcccgaagaaatccttaaacTTTTGAGGAAGCCTTGaagataaaaaaatcttcaaaaagtaacccaggtggaatttttggagaaattttcgtgaaaaaatcttttagaaatcttaggaagcacttttgaatgaatctctgaaagaataccagggaaatttctgaaggaatctcaccaggaatttattcagaactttctgaaaaaatatctgaagacacttctcgggaaacccttggtggaatttatAAATGAATAATAATGGATACATTTATAGGAAAATTTAAGTGGAAATCCTTTAATGAAATTATTGAATAGCAATATTCTCTAATAAATCGGTGGACgaaataaatataataaaataataaataataataataataaaaatactgaATATTTCGAGAAACCCATAGATAAATGGAGGATGTTCTAAGGGTCTGTCCATAATCTACGTAGACTCTAAGaggggacgggggggggggtctggcaaaagtctacgctgCATACAAACTCCGAAAATTTTGTGTGAAGagaagtctacgagggggtctgagatgaccgtaAAAAAGTCaacgtagggtctgggaccatttgggcaggggcacctgttttgggcacttgctgctataactcagtcaatttcaaaccgagaCTTGATTTTTTGCAGATGGCTAGATACTGATCATGTCTCAAAAATCTAGTCAATcgattaaaaattgactgagttatagcagcaagttcccaaaatatgtgctcctgcccaaatgctcTCAGACCCTAGTTTAAGGACAGCGCTTaaggaactttcaaaagaaatccgtgaaagacttTTCGGAAGGaaaccctgggggaatttccaaagaaaaccaTGGAgcaatattagaaggaatccagggaaggtTTAGTAATAATGTTCCTAAATTAATTTCTGGGATTATCTCTAAAATAAAtaggagaaaattcaaaaagaaactaAGGAACTAAAGAATTTTCCGGAGAAAGTTTCTGATTGAATTTTTGATTATGaaagaataaatttctgaagaaaagttTCTCAgacgattccttcatgaatttattgaaggaatcgaaCAAGGATACCATTAACTTTTATGGGATATCTTCCTGAGGTacctcttgaaactcctctgacgatttcactaaaaatttctcttctagaaatttctccgggaattattccATTGAAGCATTCATGTATTTGGTTGAGGAACCGTTCAGAAGTTCTCCCgtaggattttctttgaaaagGACCCGAAAAATCGTTTTTAAATTCGTCCcagcatttcttcggaaacttctccGAATACtccaccagatttttttaaagaattgtcccaaaactcctccagggagtcttccagaactgggatcgaatcctactctcaacaaactcacaaaaaagtgagttcttccttcggaagggaggtAAAGCgggagtcccgagatgaactaggctAGGGCTAAAATATCGTTAATCCAGCGACGAGCGAGTTTTCGTAGTGTTGTACCTTTTGTAATGGCACGCGTCCTAAAGAGTTAACCCTTTAATACCCATTTGTTTTTATTCTGATCTAAATATGTATCATATATCGTCTTCTAAAACTCggtttaagcatgttttggaaaaagattctttatcattcgcgaTGTTGTCAATTTTGGTTTTTGAAGCCTATTCGGTATACtattttttaagacgaaagcatcttaagattttatgattattgttgaaatacatattttcatttaatttttttccatgaCAAGTTGAATTTTCCATGTAATTTTAGGAaatataattttagagtgtacagGGTGAGGAAAAATTATCCgtgttttttttctcagtgtcTAATTTTCTATTGACAGTTGCTGAATTAAGCGTACCTGCACCTTCTGAAGGATACTGTAGCACCATGGGCATGTGAGTATTACGGGGATAACGGCTGAACATTTTCAGTAAGACTGGGCTCCATCGCACGGGGCTTAGAAGACGTACGTTGATTCGTTTGAAAGATAGTTGACCAGAGCCTACgacgcaatttctttggaagagcTACCGAACATTGTCGACAACTTTCCTAAGTGGTTGAAGGCGTGTGTGAAATCAAATGAGGGATATTTCGAAACAACTTTGTAAAATTTATGAAGCATATGATTGTACCGTCCATTACTGTAAATATCCTGAAAATATCTTAAATGGAAATGAAGACATGACAAAAACATTTTACACTGATAATTTttccattagaataactagccacagaagtccaatgtcgcgactgttcgtgtgactaacatctagtttgccacgcccttacagcgtcagtagcggtactaaaagtgtcaaataaattttgtttaccaaaacagaaGATCCTTTACAAGATGAgcacttaaaaataatcaattaatacaattaaagttagtaaaatatttaaatagaaaaagtgactacagcgccattggagttctagtgtatttctattatttttccccTCCCTGTACTTAACTCCATTAAACTGTTTTACTATGATGAAATGATTGGGGAAACATATAAAATgttgcgatttaatacaaaagaaaAAATTAAATCGAAAAAGTGATCAAAACatcatattttcaatgaaaacaaattaaaaaaaaaactcaaacagacaccaaaaactattttgagattagCAGAACAACcctgaatatcagccaaaaatttaaaatcccaggaaagtaaaactacaaaaatgttcaaactataccccgccTTAAGGcgagattgggtattagagggttaaaaacttGAGCTGATTCTTTACTAAACATCAGAAGCATTTtagaggatttctgcagaagacTTTCCCAAAAACTTGTCCGTGGGcattttcaataattccttcaaaaatacctccaaaaattatttCTTACAGAAAAAGACTCtgcgattcctcaaggaattcctaggtacacgtcttcagaaatttgtacagaaattcttcagatgATAAAAGTTCCTAATCAGATCATAGAATTCTAATCCCAGAAATTTTGGTAAAgcatcttaaagaaatttcttctcaaatttctttaagtactccttcagaaattcatcgaagttgttctctgggaatttctgggaattgcTCAAAAAGCCTTTATAAACTTCGCCGGGTATTCTTTCTATCATGAGATATATGTACCTATCTTGGACAGAATGCCCACAAAAAATTtgaatttaggtttttttttcatcgagtTACATACCTTGACAGGCTGGAGAATTTGCATTATTAATCACTGTCTCATTACTTAAAATATATAGATCATATCAATCGTTTTTTATTGGAGGAAACCTTCGGGGATTGCGATGGCATACAAACAGCTcaaccgaaataaaaaaaaaaaatatgcatgatTACTGTAagaggtctgtgtcatttggcataaggtcgtttgacaTGAGGTCACTTTGGCATGAAGACATTTGGCAAAACGGTCATTTGGCAGAATGGACAATTGGCGTAATAAAGAAggatgccaaatgaccgttatgccaaatggctttaagctaagtgaccttatgccaaacaacCTAATGGCAAATGGCTTTATACGAAATGCCCCACTCCCCTGTTAGATACTGTATTATAGTTCAGTGGTATTGAACGgttaattgtcaaaaaaaaatctatatgaTACGAATTGCACAAAAAGCATGAAAATTTAAATAAACTTGTTTTAAAAACACCAatgtaaataataataaaaaaaacaacaatacaaCTATTAATAAAAAGAATGATTCAGTCCCTCGagaattaaaaaagaaaaaaaatgcaaattggtTAACTAGCTTTTGATATATCGTAATTACAATAATTTTGAGATAATCATGTTTATAATTTTGCCCTAAGTTTTGGCGCAATGGTCACACGTTCTCTTCAGAAGCGGATTCGATTCCTAGCCCCGAGTTCTGAATTTTAATGTAATGgatcctcaatcggactggaaaaggaacaacagctacACATCACCATTAACGAGCTAATCATCAAAAGTGAAAGCGGCAAAAAAGAAACCGGTTCGATatagtataatagaatacattgagGTGCTTTAGTGCAAAGTCAATTGTAACCGCTCACGTAGTACCATagcttagaaatttctgcaagcagTCATTTCCTTGATTTTGATAGAGTTCTAAGTTACTTTCCTGGGCTAGCACTTTTAGAATACCCATATCTACTGTTCGACAGTCTGTTCAAATATTAGAGTATATATAGAAATGTGTCTGTTGGTTTAAACTTATTTCTAGACGACAGCATGAGTCTAATCGACAACCAAACAAATCACACCAGAAACAGAGAGTGCACCACAACGACAATAACAAACAAATCAACCGAGCAAACAATTACTCACCATCACGCAAATCCCCGGCTTCGATTTCCGACACTTCATTAGCCAAACAGTCCAGTCCTTCGTTCTCCGAGCGGGCCTTCGTTCCCCCGTACGATGATGAATCATTGGTGTTCTTCGCACGCCATCCGTATCGGCTGAAGTTGTTGAGATTAGCACTGGGGTCACTCAACCGTCGTTGATGTCGATAGTTGTAGTACTCGTCGCAGTCCTCCTCCCACTCCGAGTCCCACATGTCCGTGGCGCAGAATCTAGAATATGAAAAGGTGGCAGTTAGGTCAAGTTGAAACACTGAAAAAGGCTTCGAAAGCATACCCTGGTTCACTGGTTGGCGTTTCGACGCCAGATCCTTTCGGCTTGGTCACAGCCATCTCGGCGTGTCCTTTCCCTTGAGGACCTTTCATCCTTACGAATTCGCACCTCGTTTGGGGGCCTCCAGAGCTAAATAACCCGAAGGACATGCGTTGTGCTACCTTGGAACCAAGACTGGATTGCTGTAATATCATAAAGATCTTTGTAAAAAAATCCAATTAATTTGAAAACCATCCCACTCACCCTAGCATCGTAGACTTTCTTCAGTGCGTCGTAACGAATCGACCCCAAAAATATCACACCTTGAACGCTACCGTCCCTATCCGTCGCCACCAGCTCCACACAAACCATCTCACCGTCCCGCACAAGAATGTCGTGGAAGACTTCGTCAAAGTTGTCCACCATGAAGCAGATGTGCGGATAGGTAATCTCCTCGCTGTCCCCTTTGGTGTCCATCTTCCTTCGGCTCGGCGATGCGTACACCTTCTGTGAGTGACGTCGCAGAACTTGCAGTTCCTTCGGAGATGTCCTCGTACAGATGGCCAGCGTCAATGTGTAGTCGAACTGGTGGATCACCAGATTCAGGTAGACCGTTTCCTCCCAGTCCACATCCGGATCGCCGATTGGCAATTTGCGGGAATCCTTCCGAAACACTTCGATTTCTGTTTCATACTTTGGCATCACCCGGGAAGAGCCCTTCACGTGCTTCTTGCGCACGAAGAACAGCAGATCGTCACAATCGATGCTGTGTTGCTTCTCCGTTTGGAAGAGAAAATGCCGCACGAAGAGATCAGTCCAGTAGGTGGTGCCTTGCAGAACGACGAAACCACCATCTGAAACGCGGTGTGGATAGAGTTCGAGTTTGAGATAAGAACGGTGGATTACTATGTGTGCATtctttgaacatgatgatagcgACTATCAAAATTAGCTGTTGTTGGGTTAGTGGATTTGATAACCCGTTCTTGgtgtttactttttttttttgtattgcttacggGAGGTTGATGATCGTGTAGAAATATTTCTGTTAAAATTCTTAAGGAGAATAGGGACGACGTGATATATTTGCAATCTTCCCCTCTTTCTAACGATTTTCCTCgagattttgaagatgcaaatatcattTTTCACTGCACTGAcagcaagtgagcaaatgaaggATCAAATTTGTAGTCCATGATATGGAGAAGGATATGAGATTTGCATTTTACTAACAACATAGTAAAGGCGGATGATTCAACTATCGTTCCGTCTGGCCTTAAGATGTCGAAGTGAGATTCCAATCTATTTATagt contains:
- the LOC109397880 gene encoding uncharacterized protein KIAA0930 homolog, with amino-acid sequence MASSYGRTSSPAASILKSPPTALQLLLEEINFQRTKEMRQLLKDDGGFVVLQGTTYWTDLFVRHFLFQTEKQHSIDCDDLLFFVRKKHVKGSSRVMPKYETEIEVFRKDSRKLPIGDPDVDWEETVYLNLVIHQFDYTLTLAICTRTSPKELQVLRRHSQKVYASPSRRKMDTKGDSEEITYPHICFMVDNFDEVFHDILVRDGEMVCVELVATDRDGSVQGVIFLGSIRYDALKKVYDARQSSLGSKVAQRMSFGLFSSGGPQTRCEFVRMKGPQGKGHAEMAVTKPKGSGVETPTSEPGFCATDMWDSEWEEDCDEYYNYRHQRRLSDPSANLNNFSRYGWRAKNTNDSSSYGGTKARSENEGLDCLANEVSEIEAGDLRDELDDGAYNPLWTTKGFTQTFHFWKENRRQQSTPLNAFLTYVTLPWWSIAKDLLDHREQPILTF